The sequence TGAAAATGACCCAGCGTGTTTTGTggggtaaaattaaaaattgtttttcactcataaaaaaaaatatctaagaTGAAGTTAACCATTATTATCCCATATTAATTTGGTGATACTCTACCCAAagatttttacaaattttttttttttttttttttattatttttttcgtTAATGGTTATCCAAATCAATTTTGGAAAACTAATAGAaaatttgatgaatttatttttaattatttgaattttttttttcttttttacttTAGTAttagctttttttttttttttttttttttctctttttttttttttttaaatcattttttttagaatataataataaacgaAACTTGTTTTTGAGTTTaagataatgaattaaataatattaatgagtGGTccatcttttattatttttttttttgatgacaatttttttttttatttttttatttttttttttttattttttttattttttttttagtgacaattttttattttctatttttttttattttattttttttataaatgtgAAAATGACAATTttgaaacaattaataacaaaagcaaatttaattttaccatcGGTTGATAAAAAAGTTGCGACACTTGATTCATTAGTTTCAGTGTTTAAAGAGATCAAATGTAAAGATTTAAAGATTGATAAACCATTAACATTAACTAAACCAATTGGTAATGGTAAAAAGGTATTTTATTATCCATTggttgaaaatgaaaaatttacATTGGCAATCTTTGCATTCCCACCAAATACTTGTATTCCAACACATGATCATCCACAAATGACTGTTTTAAGTAAAGTTTTATATGGTTCAATTAGTTGTGATTCATTTGATTGGATTGAGTAAGttgagtttatttatttaattattttattattatttttttggaaacaataattgattttttttttttttttttttttatacaatttttgaaaaaaaaaaaaaaaaaaaaaaaaaaaaaaaaaaaaaaatttaagtaATACAAGTAATGTTAAAAAACAAGGAAAAGCAATTTATACAGgtacaaatattttaaatagtaatgatgaaaaagttaaaataacattaccaaatgaaaataatattcataGATTTCAATCAGGTGATGAACATTGTGCagttttagatttattatatCCACCTTatgattcaaatttttaTAGAAGTTGTACTTATTATAGACCAACTTCTGTAAATGGTTCAATCGTTGATTTAATGCCATATTATCCAGATTTCGATTGTGAAGGTGATTCAtctaataaagaattaaacgATTTACATATcgaattatcaaaattaaagtaataggaaatataatataatataatataaaaaaaaaaaataaaaaaaaaaaaaaaaaaaaaaaaaaaaccaatttaaaaaaggtaataataatggcaacaaaaagataaacttggaaagaaaaaaaaaaaaaaaaaaaaaccacaccgattaattaattaactgATTTCACACCACATATTTATATCACActatatatttaaatcttcacacaacaaccaccaccacaccACATGTGAAAATCATTGTGttgtcattttattttatggaAACTGTTGCGTTCagttatatttaaataaatatataaatatttatataacatcacatattatatttaatattttcatattattataaaaaaaaaaaaaatttcaactgTTTTTTGtgatcataaaaaaaaaccaaaaaaaaaaaaaaatcacaagTTTGAGATAAGTGTTAAAAATAACACACAATAtctcaaaagaaaaaaaaaaaaaataaaattaattatgtGCCCTTACCACATTATATAAAATACAAtagattattttttcttctttaaatagaaaaatactAATTATTCCACAaatgagttttttttttttgttttatacaAAATTCTaagaagaaagaaaataatattattaataatacttttttttttttttttttttttttttttttttctcatatGTATGTGTatgttcttttttaaaaaaaaaaaaaaaaaatccaatcaAAATCGTCGGATGAATGCAgctatttattataataaggTATTCATTTTCCACACCAAGAAATTACtttatattaattcaatCACAACACACAAGCTCTTCCCACACCTTTACACACCCCACACTAggtactttttttttttttttttttcttttttttttttttttttttttttttattgttgatctaattgataataacaaCCACCTTTCAttcaatttttcatttaattcaccacattcaaaatattttttaatttttttttattttttttatttttttttattattttctttattattatttttttttctgatataaatatttatttttttttttttttttattatttttaaaataatttctcaATCAATCTAAATATTAACTAATCAACCACACAGAGacacattttttattttttttgtttatttttttttttttagaaataattatcatcccaaattataataataataataataataataataataataataataataataataataataataataataataataaaaaataaaattgtattaataaaattgtaataatatataaaataggATTCACCTTgtacaataattatttatagtaATTTTTTACCgtttcataattttttaaattttgaaaactaAAATAGAACTTCTTCAtaaattagtaataataataaaatattttaatatataatcaTATTTAAAAAGTCTTTAAGCGCGCATAtagacttttttttttttttttttttaaatcaaatgtaaTTATACTTAAAAaatactatttatttattcatttattttttatttttttattgcttttttattttttattttttatttttattgaaagAAAAAATCAGATATCAATTTTCACACCTTATTTGCACCcacttttcaaaaaaaacaaaacaattgtTGAATAACAAATGGTATACCAATTCGTagtaaaataacaaaaaaaaaaaaaaaaaaaaaaaaaaaaaaataataataataataataataataataataatagtaataaattaataaataaataattattaatcattgtttgtttgttattgtttcataaattattactattattatcagttaaaaaaatgtcaattgcaatgatttttaatttatttttaaaatgttttcgttgaaataataataataataataataataataataataataataataataataataataataatattaataataatactaataataataataataataatgataataaaaaataaaaaaaaaataataataataaaaaatagaaataataaaaataatatatatacttTATATGTATAAATATTCTGAGTGGGTGGGtgagaaagaaagaaagaaagaaagaaagaaagaaagaaagaaagaaagaaagaaagaaagagagAGACAGTGTGTGTGCGTGTTTTGGTGTTTAATTAaccaatttaattattataatatcaaCTATTGATGATActataatgataaatttgtttaagttattttaatat comes from Dictyostelium discoideum AX4 chromosome 2 chromosome, whole genome shotgun sequence and encodes:
- a CDS encoding hypothetical protein (Similar to Oryza sativa (Rice). ESTs AU069374(C61044)) — its product is MTILKQLITKANLILPSVDKKVATLDSLVSVFKEIKCKDLKIDKPLTLTKPIGNGKKVFYYPLVENEKFTLAIFAFPPNTCIPTHDHPQMTVLSKVLYGSISCDSFDWIDNTSNVKKQGKAIYTGTNILNSNDEKVKITLPNENNIHRFQSGDEHCAVLDLLYPPYDSNFYRSCTYYRPTSVNGSIVDLMPYYPDFDCEEIIIIPNYNNNNNNNNNNNNNNNNNNNNNNKK